A genomic segment from Malus domestica chromosome 05, GDT2T_hap1 encodes:
- the LOC139195741 gene encoding uncharacterized protein: MHLADFIEACDNTIIRCFSSKAIKLRLFPFSLKDKAKAWLHSLPANSITTWTELQEKFLNKFFPSSKTLALKKEILAFAQKPNESFHEAWERYNEMYTKCPHAEFDSNLQMNIFYDGLNATTKSQVNASAGGSLMSKSAREAFELFDMMASESQQWTEEQTQKREVFEISQSSPNVYAQIAKMENNFNAKFAALMQVSSMPNAQEACIICSETTHDITQCPNKDSYPELVQEHVNMVNNFIRPRSDSYSNTYNPGWKNHPNLSWGGNQQPRQYQQSYQSTSETKKPSLEDQMSQLAQHMSALSNSTNNFVQSTQNSIQNLTASVGNLETQVGQLATMFNEREKGKFPSQSEQNPRGMEHCKVIWTLRSGKSYDTREVVHHEAEVEEE; this comes from the coding sequence ATGCATTTGGCTGATTTTATTGAGGCATGTGACAACACCATAATCAGATGTTTCTCTTCTAAAGCTATCAAGTTACGCTTGTTCCCGTTCTCTTTGAAAGACAAAGCCAAGGCGTGGCTGCATTCTCTGCCTGCCAATAGCATTACAACATGGACAGAATTGCAAGAAAAATTTCTCAAtaagttttttccttcttccaagACTCTTGCACTCAAGAAAGAGATATTGGCTTTCGCTCAAAAGCCAAACGAGTCTTTCCATGAAGCTTGGGAACGGTATAATGAGATGTACACAAAATGTCCTCATGCTGAGTTTGAttctaaccttcaaatgaaCATATTTTATGATGGTCTCAATGCCACCACCAAGAGTCAAGTGAATGCATCTGCTGGAGGGTCATTAATGTCAAAATCAGCAAGGGAAGCATTTGAGTTATTTGATATGATGGCTTCTGAATCCCAACAATGGACAGAagaacaaacacaaaagagAGAAGTTTTTGAGATTTCTCAGAGTTCTCCTAATGTTTATGCTCAAATTGCTAAAatggaaaataattttaatGCCAAGTTTGCTGCCTTAATGCAGGTCTCTTCCATGCCCAATGCCCAAGAAGCTTGCATCATTTGTAGTGAGACAACTCATGACATCACTCAATGCCCCAACAAGGATAGCTACCCTGAGCTTGTGCAAGAGCATGTGAATATGGTGAATAATTTCATTAGACCCAGAAGTGACTCTTATTCCAATACATATAATCCTGGGTGGAAGAACCATCCCAATCTTAGTTGGGGTGGCAACCAACAACCACGTCAATACCAACAGTCTTACCAATcaactagtgagactaagaaaccATCTCTTGAAGATCAAATGTCACAGCTAGCTCAACATATGTCCGCTCTCTCTAATAGCACCAACAATTTTGTTCAATCCACACAAAATAGCATTCAGAATCTCACGGCATCAGTGGGGAATTTGGAGACTCAAGTTGGACAGCTTGCTACCATGTTCaatgaaagagagaaaggaaagttCCCAAGCCAATCTGAGCAAAATCCAAGAGGGATGGAGCATTGCAAAGTAATATGGACATTGAGAAGTGGCAAGAGCTATGACACCAGAGAAGTGGTGCACCATGAAGCCGAAGTGGAAGAAGAATAG
- the LOC103407367 gene encoding protein PARTING DANCERS-like, producing MANVKETAQFPQKSMNSGGGGGVCMMSNTWRDEQHPSFINFISTFLAANSFRLNFVPITPDFIFNCGGSSVAFIFMTSLDSGTISQFFGRVQKLKLQFTNLYVVITLPTKEQNDLFVRSYFKFGMELGKPTFVLVKDLEMGFEKITKIAHSRGVCKRGDATTKLKAERKQTVQTPGIFQKVITAIPGIDNHDANALNQAIGSIEGIAKASKEHIMENTDLSADKAQVLSRFFRDPKFYLSPKIN from the exons ATGGCGAACGTGAAAGAAACAGCTCAATTTCCACAAAAATCCATGAATTCAG gtggtggtggtggggtttGTATGATGAGCAATACATGGAGGGACGAACAACATCCATCCTTCATCAACTTCATCTCCACTTTCCTCGCCGCAAACTCTTTCCGCCTCAACTTTGTCCCAATTACCCCc GACTTCATTTTCAACTGTGGGGGTTCATCTGTGGCATTCATTTTCATGACTAGCTTGGATTCCGGTACCATCTCGCAATTCTTCGGCAG AGTTCAGAAGCTGAAGCTGCAATTTACAAATCTATATGTTGTCATCACGCTCCCAACCAAGGAGCAAAACGATTTGTTTGTTCGTTCTTACTTCAA ATTTGGGATGGAACTCGGCAAGCCAACATTCGTTCTGGTTAAGGACTTGGAAATGGGGTTCGAGAAGATAACGAAAATAGCTCATTCTCGTGGGG TGTGCAAGCGAGGGGATGCCACAACAAAATTGAAGGCTGAG AGGAAGCAAACAGTGCAAACACCAGGCATATTTCAAAAAGTGATCACAGCCATTCCGGGCATCGACAATCATGATGCAAATGCG CTTAACCAGGCTATCGGATCGATCGAAGGAATTGCCAAAGCATCAAAGGAGCACATTATGGAAAACACAGACCTCTCAGCTGACAAGGCACAAGTGCTTTCAAGGTTTTTCAGAGATCCAAAGTTTTACCTCAGTCCTAAGATCAACTGA